The following coding sequences are from one Granulicella arctica window:
- a CDS encoding penicillin acylase family protein, protein MDSFDSHLPDRAASEVDPVALGRRHAAESSHVSTTPSPAHRPKRLLRILSFVLLGIVVLGAVGYITAHHWLRAAVRDSLPQIDGTLAVPGLSADVTVQRDAHGVPHIRAHSLDDLVFAQGYITAQDRLWQMETLRRHAAGTLAEILGSSLIEHDRTQRVLQLRASADRALAVLPSDQLHWLELYARGVNASIDVQRQHLPVEFRILGFSPAPWTPRDSLLVGLVMFEDLTNSFPEKLGRETITSKLSPDLLADLYPVGSWRDHPVVQPLVDLTQPQTDFEDIPLDKSQTKLTRPANPALATPQHIQALLDAKADMAPFTSNTCDGCAAGSNDWVVSGARTASGKPLLSNDMHLSHGVPGIWYEADLKAPTPTGEFHVAGVSLPGTPFIIVGHNDHIAWGFTNLGADVQDLTIERLRGSGDSAEFQATDGTWQPLLHQHEIIRVHSGHNVTLDIPETRHGAITTPIISGLYPSEKRPISLRWTIYDPTTVTSPFFAVNSATDGVSLVDAFSTFGGPSQNMVYADDQGHIGYHAVGRIPLRGDPAHPTSPSPVPADASVTANEWSTAAPYIPFDQLPHVEDPPGGILATANARIVPDDYPYPITLDWAAPYRNERIWKVLAAKQNLTPADMLTLQTDISSDLDRVVAQRLAYAIDHATIPSGKQKRLHQAADILRGWNGTVDANASAPAIVDATRTALWPLLLTPKLGDAQKLYSWGEKSFAEEQLIMHTPTRWLPSTYASWDALLVDAVEQGLHDEHAPSDLTTWHYGKVHPVDIEHPIFSSTPLLQHLLGLPTGTGPLPQSGDTSTVKQVGKTFGPSERFTADLSNLDHSTLNVVLGQSGNPASPWFMDQFQAWYTGKTFPFPYTDAAVQSSTTHTLILTPQ, encoded by the coding sequence ATGGACTCCTTCGACTCCCATCTCCCCGACCGCGCCGCGAGCGAAGTCGATCCTGTCGCCCTCGGCCGCCGTCACGCCGCCGAAAGCTCGCATGTCTCCACCACTCCCAGCCCTGCACACCGACCGAAGCGCCTGCTCCGCATCCTCAGCTTCGTCCTCCTCGGCATCGTCGTCCTGGGAGCCGTCGGATACATCACCGCCCACCACTGGCTCCGCGCCGCCGTGCGCGATTCCCTGCCCCAGATCGACGGCACCCTCGCCGTTCCCGGCCTTAGTGCCGACGTCACCGTCCAGCGCGACGCCCACGGCGTCCCTCACATCCGAGCACACTCACTCGACGACCTCGTCTTCGCCCAGGGCTACATCACCGCGCAGGACCGCCTCTGGCAGATGGAGACCCTCCGCCGCCATGCCGCCGGTACGCTCGCCGAGATCCTTGGCAGCAGCCTCATCGAACACGACCGCACCCAGCGCGTCCTGCAACTCCGTGCCTCCGCCGACCGCGCTTTGGCCGTCCTGCCTTCCGACCAGCTCCACTGGCTCGAGCTCTACGCCCGCGGCGTCAACGCCTCCATCGATGTCCAGCGCCAGCACCTGCCCGTCGAATTCCGCATCCTCGGCTTCTCCCCCGCACCATGGACCCCACGCGACTCCCTCCTCGTCGGCCTCGTCATGTTCGAGGACCTCACCAACTCCTTCCCCGAGAAGCTGGGCCGCGAGACCATCACCTCCAAACTCTCTCCCGATCTCCTCGCCGATCTCTACCCTGTCGGATCCTGGCGCGACCATCCCGTCGTCCAGCCCCTCGTCGATCTCACACAGCCACAAACCGACTTCGAAGACATTCCCCTCGACAAGTCCCAGACGAAGCTGACCCGTCCAGCCAACCCCGCTCTCGCCACGCCGCAACATATCCAGGCCCTCCTCGACGCAAAGGCTGACATGGCCCCCTTCACCAGCAACACCTGCGATGGCTGCGCCGCAGGCTCCAACGACTGGGTCGTCTCCGGAGCCCGCACCGCCTCCGGCAAACCGCTTCTCTCGAACGACATGCACCTCAGCCACGGCGTCCCCGGCATCTGGTACGAGGCCGACCTCAAAGCCCCCACACCCACCGGCGAGTTCCACGTCGCAGGCGTCTCGTTACCTGGAACCCCCTTCATCATCGTCGGCCACAACGACCACATCGCCTGGGGCTTCACCAACCTCGGCGCGGATGTGCAAGACCTCACCATCGAGCGCCTCCGAGGCTCCGGGGACTCAGCCGAGTTCCAGGCCACCGACGGCACCTGGCAGCCCCTGCTGCACCAGCACGAGATCATCCGCGTCCACAGCGGCCACAACGTCACGCTCGACATCCCCGAAACACGCCACGGAGCCATCACCACGCCCATCATCTCCGGACTCTACCCCAGCGAGAAGCGCCCCATCTCCCTCCGCTGGACCATCTACGATCCGACCACCGTCACCTCTCCCTTTTTCGCCGTCAATAGCGCCACCGACGGCGTCAGCCTCGTCGACGCCTTCTCCACCTTCGGCGGGCCCTCGCAAAACATGGTCTACGCCGACGACCAGGGCCATATCGGCTACCACGCCGTAGGCCGAATCCCTCTACGCGGCGACCCGGCGCACCCAACATCACCCAGCCCTGTCCCCGCCGACGCCAGCGTCACGGCAAACGAGTGGTCCACCGCCGCTCCATACATCCCCTTCGACCAGCTCCCCCACGTCGAAGATCCGCCCGGCGGCATCCTCGCCACAGCAAACGCACGCATCGTCCCCGACGACTACCCCTATCCCATCACCCTCGACTGGGCCGCGCCCTACCGCAATGAGCGTATCTGGAAGGTCCTCGCCGCAAAGCAGAACCTCACTCCAGCCGACATGCTCACGCTCCAGACCGACATCTCCTCCGACCTCGACCGTGTCGTCGCCCAGCGCCTCGCCTACGCCATCGACCACGCCACCATCCCCTCCGGCAAGCAGAAGCGCCTGCATCAGGCCGCCGATATCCTCCGCGGCTGGAACGGCACCGTCGACGCCAACGCCTCCGCACCCGCCATCGTCGATGCCACCCGCACCGCCCTCTGGCCTTTACTGCTTACGCCAAAGCTCGGCGATGCGCAAAAGCTATACTCCTGGGGCGAGAAGAGCTTTGCCGAGGAACAGCTCATCATGCACACACCTACCCGCTGGCTGCCCTCCACCTACGCCAGTTGGGATGCTCTGCTCGTTGATGCCGTCGAGCAAGGTCTCCACGATGAACACGCCCCCTCTGACCTGACCACCTGGCACTACGGCAAGGTTCATCCCGTGGACATCGAGCACCCCATCTTCTCCAGCACGCCGCTTCTCCAACACCTCCTCGGCCTTCCCACTGGAACCGGCCCACTGCCCCAGAGCGGCGACACCTCTACCGTCAAGCAGGTCGGCAAGACCTTCGGCCCCTCCGAACGCTTCACCGCCGACCTCTCCAACCTCGACCACTCCACCCTCAACGTCGTCCTCGGTCAATCCGGGAACCCCGCAAGTCCCTGGTTCATGGACCAGTTCCAGGCCTGGTACACCGGTAAAACCTTCCCCTTCCCCTACACGGATGCCGCCGTTCAATCCTCCACAACCCACACCCTGATCCTCACCCCACAATGA
- a CDS encoding polyprenyl synthetase family protein, whose translation MPSTVKDLLVSGAALTDAALERLLPGPETLPHSIHRAMRHSTFAGGKRLRPILCIEACRMVAGTLPEGIPDLGAALEMLHTYSLIHDDLPALDNDDLRRGQPTCHVVFGEATAILAGDALQTLAFQTIAALPAAPATVVAVLRDISLAVGTGVGPNGPLPPGMIGGQVVDIESEGHTPTAELVESIHRAKTGALITTSIVSGGLYGAGPDHAGTDTIARLRTFGEKAGLAFQIVDDVLDMTQDSAQLGKTAGKDTASIKATWPAVYGIDQSLRDANQLIADAFDALAPFGESAAPLKALAQYLTTRTN comes from the coding sequence ATGCCGTCTACTGTAAAAGATCTGCTTGTCTCCGGCGCAGCCCTCACCGACGCCGCTTTGGAACGCTTGCTGCCTGGTCCGGAAACGCTGCCACACTCCATCCACCGCGCCATGCGCCACAGCACCTTCGCCGGTGGCAAACGTCTGCGCCCCATCCTCTGCATCGAAGCCTGCCGCATGGTCGCAGGCACCCTTCCCGAAGGCATCCCCGACCTCGGCGCGGCGCTCGAGATGCTCCACACCTACTCCCTCATTCACGACGACCTCCCTGCACTCGACAACGACGATCTCCGTCGCGGCCAGCCCACCTGCCACGTCGTCTTCGGTGAGGCCACCGCTATCCTCGCGGGCGACGCCCTCCAGACCCTCGCCTTTCAAACCATCGCCGCGCTCCCCGCCGCTCCCGCCACTGTCGTCGCCGTGCTCCGCGATATCTCACTCGCCGTCGGCACCGGAGTCGGCCCGAACGGCCCCCTTCCTCCCGGCATGATCGGCGGCCAGGTCGTCGACATCGAATCCGAGGGCCACACCCCCACCGCCGAGCTCGTCGAGTCCATCCACCGCGCCAAGACCGGAGCCCTCATCACCACCAGCATCGTCTCCGGCGGCCTCTATGGAGCAGGACCAGACCACGCCGGAACCGACACCATCGCCCGCCTCCGCACCTTCGGCGAAAAAGCCGGTCTCGCCTTCCAGATCGTCGACGACGTCCTCGACATGACCCAGGACTCCGCCCAGCTCGGCAAGACCGCAGGCAAAGACACCGCCAGCATCAAGGCCACCTGGCCCGCCGTCTACGGCATCGACCAGTCCCTCCGCGACGCCAACCAGCTCATCGCCGACGCCTTCGACGCACTGGCTCCCTTCGGCGAATCAGCCGCTCCACTGAAAGCCCTCGCCCAGTACCTGACCACCCGCACCAACTAG
- a CDS encoding metal-sulfur cluster assembly factor — protein sequence MTEAEIRAALRDCYDPEIPCNIVDLGLLQSIAIQPDLEAPGAGIPGVPQKHCVAITLIPTSPTEAAEAQLTAQIVNRLAGLETVSKATVTILHTPPWTPQNITPSGRKILGLDGNPALVQIR from the coding sequence ATGACAGAAGCCGAAATCCGAGCCGCTCTCCGCGACTGCTACGACCCGGAGATCCCCTGCAACATCGTCGATCTCGGGCTGCTCCAATCCATCGCCATCCAGCCGGACCTCGAAGCCCCCGGTGCCGGAATCCCCGGCGTTCCGCAGAAACACTGCGTCGCCATCACCCTTATCCCCACCAGCCCCACCGAGGCAGCCGAGGCCCAGCTCACCGCACAGATCGTCAACCGGCTCGCGGGCCTCGAGACCGTCAGCAAGGCCACCGTCACCATCCTCCACACCCCTCCCTGGACTCCACAAAACATCACCCCATCCGGCCGAAAGATCCTCGGCCTCGATGGCAACCCGGCCCTGGTCCAGATACGCTAA
- a CDS encoding class I SAM-dependent methyltransferase, whose amino-acid sequence MPPRRPRDLLKATDHPIHPFDQMHGVDTSGLVPAGHLVTGHPNDAHVTAYYGIAPSILRTLISRWRESPPPEPISQYSFVDIGAGKGRAMLVASELPFRQIIGIELNPGMARTAQKNLDHWLAIHSADPTANPIAPILLLEQDALEFHFPVTPTLLFLFHPFEAPVLKALLRRIETQYANRPNLLDLLYVNAECADVLDRSPAFTRLWSGPVPMSPDDHAADLEAIAQQEEYGSTGDEQCAIYRYTGRAAKQKS is encoded by the coding sequence ATGCCCCCCAGACGGCCCCGAGATCTCCTCAAAGCGACTGACCACCCCATTCATCCCTTCGACCAGATGCATGGCGTCGACACCAGCGGCCTCGTGCCCGCCGGACATCTAGTCACCGGCCACCCCAACGACGCCCATGTGACCGCCTACTACGGCATCGCCCCCAGCATCCTTCGAACACTTATCAGCCGCTGGCGAGAGAGCCCGCCGCCCGAACCCATCAGCCAATACAGCTTCGTCGACATCGGCGCCGGAAAGGGTCGCGCCATGCTCGTCGCCAGCGAGCTACCCTTCCGCCAGATCATCGGCATCGAGCTGAACCCCGGCATGGCCCGCACCGCTCAGAAAAACCTCGACCATTGGCTGGCCATCCACTCCGCCGATCCCACCGCAAACCCCATCGCACCCATCCTCCTGCTGGAACAGGACGCCCTCGAGTTCCATTTCCCTGTCACACCCACACTGCTCTTTCTCTTCCATCCCTTCGAAGCCCCAGTCCTCAAGGCGCTCCTCCGACGCATCGAGACCCAGTATGCAAATCGCCCCAACCTCCTGGATCTGCTCTACGTCAACGCCGAGTGCGCCGACGTCCTCGACCGAAGTCCCGCGTTCACACGTCTCTGGTCCGGCCCCGTCCCCATGTCGCCGGACGACCACGCCGCCGATCTCGAAGCCATCGCCCAGCAAGAAGAGTACGGCTCGACCGGCGATGAGCAGTGCGCCATCTACCGCTACACCGGCCGCGCCGCGAAACAAAAATCCTAA
- the ftsZ gene encoding cell division protein FtsZ — MTNLPEDDIRIHYQDEIPNGARIKVIGVGGGGNNAVNRMIQAHVEGVEFIAANTDAQALQVSNASVKLQLGVKLTSGLGAGSNPDVGRRAALEDSDKIIEALEGADMVFVTAGLGGGTGTGAAPVIASLASEMGALTVAVVTRPFAFEGKRRMMQAERGMQELLESVDTLIVIPNEKLLAVAKDAGFFESFRIADDVLRQGVQGISDIITIPGVINRDFADVKTTMAGMGYAVMGTAARTGTNRAVDAAVAAMASPLLEAGAIDGARGILINITGSSNLKLSEVNEASSIIQNAAHEDANIIFGAVLDETMGDEVKITVIATGFRQEEMPQRRDRMLAEPSLSNSRHDVPIQRYSAPRPPAARFASERADELDVKPAGTPSSALPAVEPPAAPEDSQQAAPIVTDTLIPVRASVFDDDFFRNTRETEARQARDIQTASPLPQKGSEPYGIADHDFRLSTSQPQAAAKTTPAWEPTVAEPIVRNPSFATATTIEVEQRESDELDIPAFLRRSH, encoded by the coding sequence ATGACCAATCTGCCCGAAGACGACATCCGCATCCATTACCAGGACGAAATCCCCAACGGTGCGCGCATCAAGGTGATCGGCGTCGGCGGCGGCGGCAACAACGCCGTCAATCGCATGATCCAGGCGCACGTCGAAGGTGTGGAGTTCATCGCGGCAAACACAGATGCGCAGGCGCTCCAGGTCTCGAACGCCTCGGTCAAGTTGCAGCTAGGAGTCAAACTCACCAGCGGCCTCGGCGCAGGCTCGAACCCCGACGTGGGTCGCCGCGCCGCGCTCGAAGATTCCGACAAGATCATCGAAGCCCTCGAGGGCGCGGACATGGTCTTCGTCACCGCCGGTCTCGGCGGAGGCACCGGCACCGGCGCAGCGCCGGTCATCGCCTCGCTCGCCAGCGAGATGGGCGCGCTCACCGTCGCCGTCGTCACCCGCCCCTTCGCCTTCGAAGGCAAGCGCCGCATGATGCAAGCCGAGCGCGGCATGCAGGAGCTGCTCGAGTCCGTCGATACGCTCATCGTCATCCCCAACGAAAAGCTGCTCGCCGTCGCCAAAGACGCCGGCTTCTTCGAGTCCTTCCGGATCGCCGACGACGTGCTCCGCCAGGGCGTGCAGGGCATCTCCGACATCATCACCATCCCCGGCGTCATCAACCGCGACTTCGCCGACGTCAAGACCACCATGGCAGGCATGGGCTACGCCGTCATGGGCACCGCCGCCCGCACCGGAACCAACCGGGCTGTCGATGCAGCCGTAGCAGCCATGGCCTCTCCACTTCTCGAAGCCGGTGCCATCGACGGCGCACGCGGCATCCTCATTAACATCACCGGCTCCAGCAATCTCAAGCTATCCGAGGTCAACGAAGCCTCCAGCATCATCCAGAACGCCGCCCACGAAGACGCAAACATCATCTTCGGCGCCGTGCTCGACGAGACCATGGGCGACGAGGTGAAGATCACCGTCATCGCCACCGGCTTCCGTCAGGAAGAGATGCCGCAGCGCCGCGACCGCATGCTCGCTGAGCCGTCGCTGTCGAACAGCCGGCACGATGTTCCCATCCAGCGCTACTCCGCACCCAGGCCGCCAGCAGCTCGCTTCGCCAGTGAGCGTGCGGACGAGCTCGACGTAAAGCCCGCAGGAACTCCCAGCTCTGCCCTACCCGCCGTCGAACCGCCAGCCGCGCCCGAAGACAGCCAGCAGGCAGCCCCTATCGTCACCGATACGTTGATCCCCGTACGGGCATCCGTCTTCGACGACGACTTCTTCCGCAACACACGCGAGACCGAAGCGCGGCAGGCAAGAGACATACAGACCGCCTCCCCGCTGCCGCAGAAAGGTTCCGAGCCATACGGGATCGCCGACCACGACTTCCGGCTTTCGACCAGCCAGCCGCAAGCCGCCGCAAAAACCACCCCTGCATGGGAGCCAACCGTGGCCGAACCAATCGTCCGCAATCCTTCATTTGCCACCGCGACAACCATCGAAGTCGAGCAGCGCGAATCCGACGAACTGGATATTCCCGCCTTTCTAAGGCGCAGCCACTAA
- a CDS encoding penicillin-binding transpeptidase domain-containing protein, with the protein MKSLRSILLLVTLGSMVTTVPLYAKTKTHHAPVHAKAQPVRKTSTVRSKATSSRRSTQTVAVTRGRRGTHATLRRARYSERFFVSSFEDNPENLTQGDVTGGEDPTVRAAAIAALGNMNGTVLAIDPSSGRILAMVNQRLALSSGAEPCSTIKLTVAMAALEEGLIKRDTPVNLGGGYRVDLTYALAKSINPFFEVLGRTLGFERVKHYANEFGLGELAGYHIQGEQLGIYPDQELSQKLGGVGRMCSFGESISMTPLQLGAIVSAIANGGTLYYLQHPETPEDVTNFTPKVKRLLNIAPIIPEIVPGMAGAVNSSFGTARSLRSNFNEFPVMGKTGTCSNNGTRFGWFGSYADTPTGRIVTVIFLEGGRPTFGPKAAELTGEFYKALWDKSYFTPKMEPAPVTATR; encoded by the coding sequence ATGAAAAGCCTTCGCAGTATTCTCCTGTTAGTCACCCTGGGCAGCATGGTGACAACGGTGCCGCTCTATGCGAAGACCAAGACCCATCACGCCCCGGTGCACGCAAAGGCCCAGCCCGTCCGCAAAACGTCTACCGTACGCAGCAAAGCAACAAGCTCCAGAAGATCGACACAGACAGTCGCCGTCACACGAGGCAGACGCGGTACCCATGCAACGCTTCGCCGCGCACGCTACAGCGAACGCTTCTTCGTTAGCTCCTTCGAGGACAACCCGGAGAACCTGACGCAGGGCGATGTCACCGGCGGAGAAGATCCAACCGTGCGCGCAGCAGCCATCGCCGCTCTCGGCAACATGAACGGAACCGTCCTCGCGATCGATCCTTCAAGCGGTCGCATCCTCGCCATGGTCAACCAGAGGCTCGCGCTCTCAAGCGGTGCCGAACCCTGCTCCACCATCAAGCTGACGGTAGCCATGGCCGCACTCGAGGAAGGACTCATCAAGCGCGATACGCCAGTGAATCTCGGCGGCGGATACCGTGTCGACCTCACCTACGCACTCGCCAAGTCCATCAACCCCTTCTTCGAAGTCCTAGGCCGCACCCTCGGCTTTGAACGCGTCAAGCACTACGCCAACGAGTTCGGCCTCGGCGAGCTCGCCGGCTATCACATCCAGGGCGAGCAGCTCGGCATCTACCCCGACCAGGAGCTCTCACAGAAGCTCGGCGGCGTAGGCCGCATGTGTTCCTTCGGCGAGAGCATCTCCATGACCCCGCTCCAGCTCGGAGCCATCGTCTCGGCCATCGCCAACGGAGGCACCCTCTACTACCTCCAGCATCCCGAGACGCCGGAAGACGTCACCAACTTTACCCCCAAGGTGAAGCGCCTCCTCAACATCGCGCCCATCATCCCCGAGATCGTGCCGGGCATGGCCGGAGCCGTAAACTCATCCTTCGGCACCGCCCGTTCGCTGCGATCCAACTTCAACGAATTCCCCGTGATGGGCAAGACCGGCACTTGCTCGAACAACGGCACGCGCTTCGGCTGGTTCGGCTCCTACGCCGACACCCCCACCGGCCGCATCGTCACCGTCATCTTCCTCGAAGGCGGCCGTCCCACCTTCGGACCGAAGGCCGCGGAGCTAACCGGCGAGTTCTACAAAGCCCTCTGGGACAAGAGCTACTTCACCCCCAAAATGGAACCAGCCCCGGTCACAGCAACCCGTTGA
- a CDS encoding NAD(P)H-hydrate dehydratase, with protein sequence MKILTAAEMSATDRRSSEEFGIPLTDLMEHAGAAVAAFCLRQYPSATKITALCGKGNNGGDGFVAARLLGQTGRNVTVLLLGQISKLKGEAASAFAHLRTETAVHILEMDDEPALADALKHTDLLIDAVVGTGFRPPLRGLAAAAQNILAQSNVPIVAIDLPSGWDADSTEQTSAEAFRADAVVTFTAPKLAHVFGHLTQRTFGPVVVAEIGSPTQAVQSTSHLTWAGTSKAIAEQPRNANSNKGNFGHVLLIGGSYGKAGAPSMSSLAALRAGAGLVTAAVPESILNTVALTTPELMMAPLLESDGAVALANLENGNLDKLLKGIKVLAVGPGLSTDGEAPEFVRRLVAQTTLPIVIDADALNAFAGHTDLLRGNGRAMVLTPHPGEMARLLGKTVKEVEADRLNLARAFSTKHHLTLVLKGWRTLIAHPDGTVAINTTGNPAMAKGGSGDILTGIVAAMLAQFPNDVARAVETAVYLHGLAADFAAHAMDEHTVLATDTLAHLTNAFRYRIKDADGLTWLTGIHS encoded by the coding sequence ATGAAGATCTTGACGGCAGCAGAGATGAGCGCAACGGATCGACGTTCGTCAGAGGAATTCGGTATTCCCCTGACAGACCTGATGGAGCACGCCGGAGCCGCAGTAGCCGCATTCTGCCTACGGCAATATCCATCAGCCACGAAGATCACAGCGCTCTGCGGCAAAGGCAATAACGGAGGCGACGGCTTCGTTGCAGCCCGTCTCCTCGGACAAACAGGACGAAACGTAACCGTCCTCTTATTAGGCCAGATCAGCAAGCTGAAAGGTGAAGCCGCTAGCGCATTCGCACACCTGCGAACCGAGACCGCCGTACACATTCTGGAGATGGACGACGAGCCCGCACTTGCCGACGCACTCAAGCACACCGATCTTCTGATCGACGCTGTAGTAGGAACAGGCTTCCGCCCTCCGCTGCGCGGTTTAGCAGCAGCAGCGCAAAACATCCTGGCCCAATCAAACGTACCCATCGTTGCCATCGATCTCCCCTCCGGCTGGGATGCCGACTCCACCGAACAGACCTCCGCTGAAGCCTTCCGCGCAGATGCCGTCGTTACCTTCACCGCTCCCAAACTCGCCCATGTCTTCGGCCATCTCACCCAGCGCACCTTCGGTCCCGTCGTCGTCGCGGAGATAGGCTCACCCACCCAGGCCGTGCAATCCACCTCGCACCTTACCTGGGCCGGAACGTCCAAAGCCATCGCCGAGCAACCTCGCAACGCAAACTCCAACAAGGGCAACTTCGGCCATGTGCTGCTGATCGGCGGTAGCTACGGCAAGGCCGGAGCCCCATCCATGTCCTCACTCGCCGCTCTGCGTGCCGGCGCAGGACTAGTAACCGCCGCCGTCCCCGAGTCGATCCTCAACACCGTCGCCCTCACCACCCCAGAGCTGATGATGGCTCCGCTACTCGAAAGCGACGGAGCAGTAGCACTCGCGAATCTCGAAAACGGCAACCTCGACAAGCTCCTGAAGGGCATCAAGGTCCTCGCCGTAGGCCCGGGTCTTTCAACCGATGGTGAAGCACCGGAGTTTGTGCGGCGACTCGTCGCACAAACAACACTCCCCATCGTCATCGACGCCGACGCACTAAACGCCTTCGCCGGACACACTGATCTGCTGCGTGGCAATGGCCGTGCCATGGTCCTCACCCCACACCCCGGCGAGATGGCGCGCCTCCTCGGCAAGACCGTCAAAGAGGTCGAAGCCGACCGCCTCAACCTCGCCCGCGCCTTCTCAACGAAGCACCATCTGACGCTTGTCCTAAAAGGCTGGCGCACCCTCATCGCTCACCCCGACGGCACCGTCGCCATCAACACCACCGGCAACCCGGCCATGGCGAAAGGCGGCAGCGGCGACATCCTCACCGGCATCGTCGCCGCAATGCTGGCGCAGTTTCCCAACGACGTCGCACGAGCCGTAGAGACCGCTGTCTATCTCCACGGCCTCGCCGCCGACTTCGCCGCGCACGCAATGGACGAGCATACCGTCCTCGCAACCGACACGCTCGCACACCTCACCAACGCCTTCCGCTATCGCATCAAAGATGCAGATGGGCTCACATGGCTTACCGGAATCCATTCATGA
- the tsaE gene encoding tRNA (adenosine(37)-N6)-threonylcarbamoyltransferase complex ATPase subunit type 1 TsaE produces MIERRFKTRSVGGTLAIGQNVAELLQPAPKLIVLRGDLGAGKTTLVKGIAAYLGAAEPEEVTSPTFTLVHEYQGKTIRLYHLDLYRLETERELLTLGLEEMIAEPDALVLVEWGEKFPSIVDRADGEILIEHAGGDERMFYVRVNG; encoded by the coding sequence ATGATCGAACGTCGCTTCAAGACCCGCTCCGTAGGCGGCACCCTGGCCATCGGCCAGAACGTCGCTGAACTCCTGCAACCCGCACCGAAGCTGATCGTCCTTCGCGGTGACCTCGGCGCAGGCAAAACCACGCTCGTCAAAGGCATCGCCGCCTATCTGGGAGCAGCCGAACCCGAAGAGGTCACTAGCCCAACCTTCACCCTCGTCCACGAGTACCAGGGCAAAACCATCCGGCTCTACCACCTCGACCTCTACCGCCTCGAAACCGAGCGCGAGCTGCTCACCCTCGGCCTCGAAGAGATGATCGCCGAACCCGACGCACTCGTCCTCGTCGAATGGGGAGAAAAGTTCCCCAGCATCGTCGATCGCGCAGACGGTGAGATCCTTATCGAGCACGCAGGCGGCGATGAGCGCATGTTTTATGTACGGGTAAACGGATAA